A genome region from Bufo gargarizans isolate SCDJY-AF-19 chromosome 2, ASM1485885v1, whole genome shotgun sequence includes the following:
- the LOC122925563 gene encoding dentin sialophosphoprotein, with translation MAVSDVTDSTVEEDSSVTDSPDVDVSDVTDCTVEEDFSVTGSKDVDVSDVSDSTVEDDSSVTGSPDVAVSDVTDSTVEEDSSVTDSPDVDVSDVTDCTVEEDSSVTGSPDVADSDVTDSTVEEDSSVTDSPDVDVSDVTDCTVEEDSSVTGSKDVAVADLTDSTVEEDSSVTGSPDMAVSDVTDSTVEEDSSVTGSPDMAVSDVADSTVEEDSSVTGSPDMAVSNVTDSTVEEDSSVTVSPDVAVSDVTDCTVKEDSSVTGSKDVAVTDVTDSTVEEDSSVTDSPDMAVSDVTDSTVEEDSSVTGSPDVAVSDVSDSTVEEDSSVTGSPDVAVSDVTDSTVEEDSSVTGSPDMAVSDVTDCTVEEDSSVTVSPDVAVSDVTDSTVEEDSSVTSSPDVAVSDVIDSTVEKDSSVTSSPDVAVSDVIDSTVGEDSSVTGSPDVDVSGVTDSTVEEDSLVSGSLDVAVSDVIDSTVEEDSSVIGSSVVAVSDVTDSTVEKDSSVTGPPDVNVSDVTDSTVGEDSSVTGSPDMAVSDVTDSTVEEDSSVTGSPDVAVSDVTDSIVEEDSSVTGSSDVAVSDVIDSTVEEDSSVTGSPDVDVSDVIDSIVEEESSGTGSSDVAVSDVTDSTVEKDLSVTGSPDVNVSDVTDSTVEEDSSVTNSPDMAVSDVTDSTVEDDSSVTGSPDMAVSDVTDSIVEEESSVTGSSDVAVSDVTDSTVEDDSSVTGSPDMAVSDVTDSTVEEDSSVTVSPDVAVSDVTDSTVEEDSSVISSPDVAVSDVIDSTVEKDSSVTSSPDVAVSDVIDSTVEDDSSVTGSPDMAVSDVTDSIVEEESSVTGSSDVAVSDVTDSTVEDDSSVTGSPDVAISDVTDSTVEEDSSVTGSPDMAVSDVTDSTVEEDSSVTVSPDVAVSDVTDSTVEEDSSVTSSPDVAVSDVIDSTVEKDSSVTSSPDVAVSDVIDSTVEDDSSVTGSPDMAVSDVTDSIVEEESSVTGSSDVAVSDVTDSTVEDDSSVTGSPDMAVSDVTDSTVEEDSSVTGSPDMAVSDVTDSTVEEDSSVTVSPDVAISDVTDSTVEEDSSVTSSPDVAVSDVIDSTVEKDSSVTSSPDVAVSDVADSTVEEDSSVTDSPDVDVSDVADSTVEEDSSVTDSPDVDVSDISVVSADICLISTIKENTYYFLH, from the coding sequence ATGGCTGTTTCAGATGTTACTGACTCTACAGTTGAAGAAGATTCATCAGTGACTGATTCTCCAGATGTGGATGTCTCAGATGTTACTGACTGTACAGTTGAAGAGGATTTCTCAGTGACTGGTTCTAAGGATGTGGATGTCTCAGATGTTTCTGACTCTACAGTTGAAGATGATTCTTCAGTAACTGGTTCTCCGGATGTGGCTGTCTCAGATGTTACTGACTCTACAGTTGAAGAAGATTCATCAGTAACTGATTCACCAGATGTGGATGTCTCAGATGTTACTGACTGTACAGTTGAAGAGGATTCATCAGTGACTGGTTCTCCAGATGTGGCTGACTCAGATGTTACTGACTCTACAGTTGAAGAGGATTCATCAGTGACTGATTCTCCAGATGTGGATGTCTCAGATGTTACTGATTGTACAGTTGAAGAGGATTCATCAGTGACTGGTTCTAAGGATGTGGCTGTCGCAGATCTTACTGACTCTACAGTTGAAGAGGATTCATCAGTGACTGGTTCTCCAGATATGGCTGTCTCAGATGTTACTGACTCTACAGTTGAAGAGGATTCATCAGTGACTGGTTCTCCAGATATGGCTGTCTCAGATGTTGCTGACTCTACAGTTGAAGAGGATTCATCAGTGACTGGTTCTCCAGATATGGCTGTCTCAAATGTTACTGACTCTACAGTTGAAGAAGATTCATCAGTGACTGTTTCTCCAGATGTGGCTGTCTCAGATGTTACTGATTGTACAGTTAAAGAGGATTCATCAGTGACTGGTTCTAAGGATGTGGCTGTCACAGATGTTACTGACTCTACAGTTGAAGAGGATTCATCAGTGACTGATTCTCCAGATATGGCTGTCTCAGATGTTACTGACTCTACAGTTGAAGAGGATTCATCAGTGACTGGTTCTCCAGATGTGGCTGTCTCAGATGTTAGTGACTCTACAGTTGAAGAGGATTCATCAGTGACTGGTTCTCCAGATGTGGCTGTCTCAGATGTTACTGACTCTACAGTTGAAGAGGATTCATCGGTGACTGGTTCTCCAGATATGGCTGTCTCAGATGTTACTGACTGTACAGTTGAAGAAGATTCATCAGTGACTGTTTCTCCAGATGTGGCTGTCTCAGATGTTACTGACTCAACAGTTGAAGAGGATTCATCAGTGACTAGTTCTCCAGATGTGGCTGTCTCAGATGTTATTGACTCTACAGTTGAAAAGGATTCATCAGTGACTAGTTCTCCAGATGTGGCTGTCTCAGATGTTATTGACTCTACAGTTGGAGAGGATTCATCAGTGACTGGTTCTCCAGATGTGGATGTCTCAGGTGTTACTGACTCTACAGTTGAAGAGGATTCATTGGTGTCTGGTTCTCTAGATGTGGCTGTCTCAGATGTTATTGACTCTACAGTTGAAGAGGATTCATCAGTGATTGGTTCTTCAGTTGTGGCTGTCTCAGATGTTACTGACTCTACAGTTGAGAAGGATTCATCAGTGACTGGTCCTCCGGATGTGAATGTCTCAGATGTTACTGACTCTACAGTTGGAGAGGATTCATCAGTGACTGGTTCTCCAGATATGGCTGTCTCAGATGTTACTGACTCTACAGTTGAAGAGGATTCATCAGTGACTGGTTCTCCAGATGTGGCTGTCTCAGATGTAACCGATTCTATAGTTGAAGAGGATTCATCAGTGACTGGTTCTTCAGATGTGGCTGTCTCAGACGTTATTGACTCTACAGTTGAAGAGGATTCATCAGTGACTGGTTCTCCAGATGTGGATGTCTCAGATGTTATTGACTCTATAGTTGAAGAGGAATCATCAGGGACTGGTTCTTCAGATGTGGCTGTCTCAGATGTTACTGACTCTACAGTTGAGAAAGATTTATCAGTGACTGGTTCTCCGGATGTGAATGTCTCAGATGTTACTGACTCTACAGTTGAAGAGGATTCATCAGTGACTAATTCTCCAGATATGGCTGTCTCAGATGTTACTGACTCCACAGTTGAAGATGATTCATCAGTGACTGGTTCTCCAGATATGGCTGTCTCAGATGTTACTGACTCTATAGTTGAAGAGGAATCATCAGTGACTGGTTCTTCAGATGTGGCTGTCTCAGATGTTACTGACTCTACAGTTGAAGATGATTCATCAGTGACTGGTTCTCCAGATATGGCTGTCTCAGATGTTACTGACTCTACAGTTGAAGAAGATTCATCAGTGACTGTTTCTCCAGATGTGGCTGTCTCAGATGTTACTGACTCAACAGTTGAAGAGGATTCATCAGTGATTAGTTCTCCAGATGTGGCTGTCTCAGATGTTATTGACTCTACAGTTGAAAAGGATTCATCAGTGACTAGTTCTCCAGATGTGGCTGTCTCAGATGTTATTGACTCTACAGTTGAAGATGATTCATCAGTGACTGGTTCTCCAGATATGGCTGTATCAGATGTTACTGACTCTATAGTTGAAGAGGAATCATCAGTGACTGGTTCTTCAGATGTGGCTGTCTCAGATGTTACTGACTCTACAGTTGAAGATGATTCATCAGTGACTGGTTCTCCAGATGTGGCTATCTCAGATGTTACTGACTCTACAGTTGAAGAGGATTCATCAGTGACTGGTTCTCCAGATATGGCTGTCTCAGATGTTACTGACTCTACAGTTGAAGAAGATTCATCAGTGACTGTTTCTCCAGATGTGGCTGTCTCAGATGTTACTGACTCAACAGTTGAAGAGGATTCATCAGTGACTAGTTCTCCAGATGTGGCTGTCTCAGATGTTATTGACTCTACAGTTGAAAAGGATTCATCAGTGACTAGTTCTCCAGATGTGGCTGTCTCAGATGTTATTGACTCTACAGTTGAAGATGATTCATCAGTGACTGGTTCTCCAGATATGGCTGTCTCAGATGTTACTGACTCTATAGTTGAAGAGGAATCATCAGTGACTGGTTCTTCAGATGTGGCTGTCTCAGATGTTACTGACTCTACAGTTGAAGATGATTCATCAGTGACTGGTTCTCCAGATATGGCTGTCTCAGATGTTACTGACTCTACAGTTGAAGAGGATTCATCAGTGACTGGTTCTCCAGATATGGCTGTCTCAGATGTTACTGACTCTACAGTTGAAGAAGATTCATCAGTGACTGTTTCTCCAGATGTGGCTATCTCAGATGTTACTGACTCAACAGTTGAAGAGGATTCATCAGTGACTAGTTCTCCAGATGTGGCTGTCTCAGATGTTATTGACTCTACAGTTGAAAAGGATTCATCAGTGACTAGTTCTCCAGATGTGGCTGTCTCAGATGTTGCTGATTCTACAGTTGAAGAGGATTCATCAGTGACTGATTCTCCAGATGTGGATGTCTCAGATGTTGCTGATTCTACAGTTGAAGAGGATTCATCAGTGACTGATTCTCCAGATGTGGATGTCTCAGATATTTCTGTTGTTTCAGCTGACATCTGTCTGATTTCTACAATAAAAGAAAATACATATTATTTCCTTCACTGA